In one Carassius carassius chromosome 14, fCarCar2.1, whole genome shotgun sequence genomic region, the following are encoded:
- the LOC132156634 gene encoding interferon gamma receptor 1-like — protein MSKHAVVQFGVVYALLFPGVFGFVRSPKNVSVVCHNFVNVLYWNYSNPTEQTKFRVMVNPYESASQTVDTSQTYLDISSYSTDVEDDYLVFLTAHDGQEKSENVSIRFTYSKDYFDEKKHKYKCSLDFPAVNTSVHKDVIEVSFQHPFMLYKQEIMKEEFMYTITHDEQMVEYSCFEEDELCIAEVHFNQSVAGQCVELKLEGVIAGIPSYTYRNICVPQQPPENDKTGIIAALIGVGTIILFVIMGFVWLLWRKWSKIPKMPQGLWCIISRQSHTMLLSQPEPTDICPVTSQGHYLTEEDQSVSTLDDTGADPPVVSEEDMEGSNSKGICRSSDYDSPKFPQEMSPGDNTEGYDPQPPVI, from the exons ttcgtTCTCCAAAAAACGTCAGTGTTGTTTGTCACAACTTTGTGAATGTCCTCTACTGGAACTACAGTAACCCGACTGAACAGACAAAATTCAGGGTAATGGTCAATCCTTATGAAAG TGCTTCCCAAACAGTGGACACCTCTCAGACGTACCTTGATATCAGCAGTTACAGCACAGATGTGGAAGATGATTACTTGGTGTTCCTGACAGCACATGATGGGCAAGAGAAATCAGAAAACGTCTCCATCAGATTCACTTACAGCAAAGACTATTTTGATGAGaagaaacataaatataaat GCTCTTTGGACTTTCCAGCTGTGAATACATCTGTCCACAAAGATGTGATCGAAGTGTCCTTTCAGCACCCTTTCATGCTTTATAAGCAAGAGATTATGAAAGAAGAATTTATGTACACAATCACACATGATGAG CAAATGGTAGAATACTCATGTTTTGAGGAGGATGAACTGTGCATTGCAGAAGTCCACTTTAACCAAAGCGTTGCTGGACAGTGTGTGGAGCTGAAGCTTGAAGGGGTGATTGCTGGTATTCCTTCATATACCTACAGAAACATTTGTGTCCCTCAGCAGCCGCCTGAGAACG ACAAAACGGGAATAATCGCAGCTTTGATAGGCGTAGGAACCATTATACTCTTCGTTATCATGGGCTTTGTGTGGCTGCTTTGGAGGAAATGGTCCAAAATCCCCAAAATGCCTCAAGGTTTG TGGTGCATTATCTCCAGGCAGTCTCATACAATGCTTCTTTCCCAACCTGAGCCGACAGACATTTGTCCAGTGACATCACAGGGACATTACCTGACTGAGGAAGACCAATCAGTCTCAACACTTGATGACACCGGAGCGGATCCCCCTGTGGTTTCTGAAGAGGACATGGAGGGTAGCAATTCTAAAGGCATTTGCAGGTCGTCTGACTATGACAGTCCTAAATTCCCACAGGAGATGAGTCCAGGGGACAATACTGAGGGATACGACCCTCAACCTCCAGTGATTTAG